A single genomic interval of Sander lucioperca isolate FBNREF2018 chromosome 9, SLUC_FBN_1.2, whole genome shotgun sequence harbors:
- the LOC116045790 gene encoding excitatory amino acid transporter 5-like: MAVALDEVWGRVKNVCKQNGLLILSVLAVVIGCLLGFFLRGKQLSEQEVKYFQFPGELLMRMLKMLILPLVVSSLMSGLAALDAKCSSRLGIMTISYYLWTTFVAVVVGILMVYIIHPGGAAQKEDSDESKKPMTSSADALLDLIRNMFPANLVQATFQQYRTQRVPELIPKPTVAQLLDETTTRRVYIYGIQDDNGTDVQNFSLDLTPPPDVIMKTSPGTSEGMNVLGIVIFSATMGIMLGRMGPNGSALVNFCQSVNEAVLKIVAIVIWYFPFGIVFLVAGKILEMDDPSAMGKKLGFYAITVVMGLVLHGLFILPAMYFFITKKSPIVYIRGILQALLISLATSSSSATLPITFKCLLENNHIDRRIIRFVLPVGATINMDGTALYEAVAAIFIAQVNNYELDFGQIITISITATAASIGAAGIPQAGLVTMVIVLTSVGLPTDDITLIIAVDWALDRFRTMVNVMGDALATGIMAHICRKDFVKEGEQVPLICETKPMISIQQMMTYQNQKNGCYQPPPPGSKQGHLSPDVARLMQLEEGIRPLERKKHAHSSHHKREHRDKDHCSVDMNGLETNV, from the exons atgGCGGTGGCTCTGGACGAAGTGTGGGGGCGGGTGAAGAATGTCTGCAAGCAGAACGGACTACTCATCCTGTCTGTGCTGGCCGTGGTCATTGGCTGCCTGCTGGGCTTCTTCCTCAGAGGCAAGCAGCTCTCTGAGCAG GAGGTGAAGTACTTCCAGTTTCCCGGAGAGCTGCTGATGAGGATGttgaaaatgttaattttgccCCTTGTCGTATCCAG TTTGATGTCAGGTCTGGCTGCCTTGGACGCCAAGTGCTCCAGCCGCCTGGGCATCATGACCATCTCCTACTACCTCTGGACCACGTTTGTTGCAGTGGTAGTGGGCATTCTCATGGTATACATCATCCACCCGGGTGGAGCTGCTCAAAAGGAGGACTCTGACGAGAGCAAGAAGCCAATGACCAGCTCTGCTGACGCTCTGCTGGATCTCATCCG CAACATGTTTCCAGCCAACCTGGTTCAAGCCACTTTTCAACAG TATCGAACCCAGAGAGTCCCTGAGCTCATCCCCAAACCAACGGTGGCTCAGCTCCTGGATGAGACCACTACGCGCAGGGTCTACATCTACGGCATCCAGGATGACAATGGCACAGATGTCCAGAATTTCTCCCTGGATCTTACGCCGCCACCTGATGTCATCATGAAAACATCACCTGGTACCAGCGAAGGCATGAACGTGCTGGGGATTGTAATTTTTTCTGCTACCATGG GAATAATGTTAGGAAGAATGGGACCCAATGGAAGTGCTTTGGTCAACTTCTGCCAAAGTGTGAATGAGGCAGTTTTGAAGATTGTTGCCATTGTCATCTG GTATTTCCCCTTTGGGATCGTGTTTCTGGTTGCCGGTAAGATCTTGGAGATGGACGACCCTTCAGCCATGGGGAAGAAGCTGGGTTTTTACGCCATAACGGTGGTAATGGGCTTAGTGCTACACGGCCTATTCATCCTCCCGGCCATGTACTTTTTCATCACTAAGAAGAGCCCTATCGTTTACATCAGAGGCATTCTGCAGGCCCTGCTCATCTCCTTGGCCACCTCCTCCAG CTCTGCCACTCTGCCTATCACCTTCAAGTGCCTCCTTGAGAACAACCACATCGACAGACGCATCATCCGCTTCGTGCTGCCTGTCGGGGCCACCATCAATATGGACGGCACCGCACTCTACGAGGCCGTGGCAGCCATCTTCATCGCCCAAGTGAATAATTATGAGCTTGACTTTGGACAGATCATCACAATCAG CATCACTGCCACTGCAGCCAGTATCGGTGCAGCAGGAATCCCACAGGCTGGACTCGTAACCATGGTGATCGTGCTGACCTCTGTGGGTCTGCCCACTGATGACATCACTCTCATCATTGCTGTTGATTGGGCTTT GGATCGATTCAGGACCATGGTCAATGTGATGGGTGATGCACTGGCCACAGGCATTATGGCTCATATCTGCAGAAAAGATTTTGTCAAAGAAGGGGAGCAG GTGCCTCTGATCTGTGAAACTAAGCCCATGATAAGCATCCAGCAGATGATGACCTACCAGAACCAGAAGAATGGCTGCTATCAGCCGCCTCCACCAGGCAGCAAGCAGGGCCACCTCTCCCCGGACGTGGCTCGCCTGATGCAGCTGGAGGAGGGTATCCGGCCGCTAGAGAGGAAGAAACACGCTCACTCCTCTCACCACAAGAGGGAGCACAGGGACAAGGACCACTGTTCTGTTGATATGAACGGGCTGGAGACTAATGTATAG